The DNA segment ATAAACCATGGCCTTAAGATGGAGCTTTTCAGTTTGAAGCTCTCAATATTTTCGTTAAAAAATGTTTCGGTCTCTTGATCAGAAACCAGTGTGTCAAGTTTCTGGTTTACAAGTTCCCGCTCGTAGGAATAGATGACCAATGAATTTCTGTAATCTTCAAGCTTGGCCGAAAAGTCCTTGTTCTCTTCTGAAAGATTTTTCTCAGCAAGTGATAAAACGGCCTTTTCTTTTATCCATTTATTAATAATGTCGTCGGCTATCGTCGCAGAATCTTCTTCGGTGTAATTTTTGGGAAGTAAGGATTCGAACTCACTTTGTCGCAAGGAATACTCAAACACTTTAGCAACTGCGGGATCATCAGCATTTTCATCTTGAACACATCCATGCAAAACAAAAAATAGCAAGCTCCCGATGAGGAGCTTGCTATTCAGTAAAGTTGAATTTTTAGTATTCAAACTAGAAAAAGAATTATTTAATGGTGTAAAGAACTTCTTTGTTCACGGTCACTTCGTGTTTAGCTCTCAAAGAATCTATCCATTCTTTTTCCAAATAGTTCTGATAGGCTGCAGTGATCAAACCCCGTGCCTCGTCAAAAGCTTTCGGCTCAGGTTCGCGTATCTCTTTAATGTGAACCACCTTGAGTTGCCCCTCATCATCTATGGGATCAGAAACACCAACTTCCCAAGTTATTTTTTCAAGAATCGGAAGTTGCTTTTGCTCTTTCAAACCGCTGCTTACTCGCACCTTCAAAGCGCTAGCCTCATTCAATGCATCGCGGATCTCATCTTGGTTCTTGCCCTTTTTCAGCATCTTCTTCACCTTACCTGCAGTCTCTTCATCTTCTACAGTGTAAATATCGTAGCCCGCTCTTTCTTCCCACATAAAGTCAGTTTGATGACTTTGATAGAATGTCTCCAAGCCAACAGTGTCTTCAACAGCTTTAGACCAAACCTTCTGATCGGTAAGATCGAAAAGTAAAATACCATCGCGGTACTCTTGCATTAGTGCTTTAAATTCAGGGTACTTTTCTTCCAGGATACCGTTTTCGAAAGCCATAATTTCAGAGTCAACCCAGTTGTCAAAACTTTCGTTTATCAATAACTCAATATCAATTGGCGTCCGAGTTGCACGCATTCTTGACAACAGATATGTAGTGAATTCAGCTTGTGAAAAAGTCAATCCAATCATTTCAAAAAGCACCTTATCCCCGTTTTGCAATTCTGCTGAAGGCTCCCAACGCGCACTGAAGTAGCTAGTGTCAACACCAGTGTAGAAAGGCTTCAGACGCTTGCGGTAGTCTGCGTACTTGTACTCTTTTTTGCGCTTATTGATAAAACTGTCTTTCGTAATATCAGATCGAGAATCGCGAGAAATCTTTGATCGAAGCTCCTTCTCATAATCATCAAATGATTTAACGGGAACTCTTTCTATCAATTTAATGATGTGCCATCCATATGGAGATTTAACGGGCTCAGATATTTCACCAGGCTCCGTTAAAGCAAATGAAGCCTCTTCAAACTCTTCGACCATCTTTCCTGCCCCAAATGCGGGTAACTCGCCCCCCTTGGCAGCAGAGGTTCTGTCATCGCTAAATTTACGAGCCAGTTCTCCAAAGTCTTCTCCTGCTTCCAACTTAGCGTATACCTCATCGGCTCTTTTTTTCAGGCTGGCTTTAACATCTTCAGGGTCGGAATCTTCTGATCTGATCATAATGTGAGCCACTCGTATTTCACCGCGAGCAGGTCTCTTGTCTTGCACCATAACCAAGTGGTATCCAAATCTCGTTCTGATAGGTCCTGATATTTCTCCTACCGGAGTATTGTAAACTGCTGTTTCAAATGGATACACCATCTGAAGAGAAGTAAAGTAACCTAAATCGCCCCCATTTGTCTTAGCGCTGGGGTCTTCGCTTTCAGTTTTAGCTAGAGAGCCGAATTTACTCGGATCAACATCCACTTTGGCCTTGATAGCCATAATCTTGTTGTAAGCCTCAAGAGTGTCTTTCGGAGAAGGGGAAGACGGCAGCTTTATCAAGATATGCGATGCACGCACATCTTCTTTCAGTCTGTCATAAGCCTCTCTTACCAAAGAATCCGTCACCGCTTTGTCCACCAAATAAGGTCTAGCCAGCTGGTCGCGGTATCCACTCAGTTCTCTTTCAAATCGAGCCAACGTGTCCATTCCCATTTCTTCAGCTTCCATCACCTTCAATTTAAAGTTGATGAATAGCTCAAGGTATTCGTCCAAATCCTCTTGTGTGATCGAACTGTCGCGGTTGTTTTTCTTGTAAATGGTTTCGAACTCAGACTTGGTGATCTTGCGGTCGTCAATGGTCATTAAGATGGCATCTCCATTGTCTTGCGCCATCACCTGAAGTGTGATGATAGAAAGCAGTAAAAGAATTCCTTTTTTCATGGTTGTAGTTTTCACTTGAGCAATTATAGTAAGATCATTATAAACTGTAGTTTGGAGCTTCACGCGTAATGGATACGTCATGTGGGTGGCTCTCTCGAATTCCTGAGTTGGTAATTCTGATAAATTTGGCTTCAGCCAACGCCGCAATATCAGCTGCTCCGCAATATCCCATTCCTGCACGAAGACCTCCTATCACTTGGTGCATTACTTCGGCTAGAGTTCCTTTGTAAGGAACACGGCCTGAAATTCCTTCGGGAACAAGTTTATTCAGGTCGTCCAGCGAATCTTGAAAATATCGATCGCTTGACCCTTGCTGCATGGCTTCTATAGAACCCATGCCTCTGTATGACTTGAATTTTCTACCTTCATAAATGATGGTCTCACCCGGAGACTCTTCCACACCAGCAAGCATTGAGCCAATCATTACAGACCCCGCTCCTGCAGCCATTGCCTTAACGACATCGCCTGTATAGCGAACGCCTCCGTCTGCTATAATCGGAATACCTCGGTCCTTCAGTGCCGATGCGGCATCAAGAACAGCTGTAAGCTGCGGCACACCAACTCCCGCTACTACCCGAGTCGTGCAAATTGACCCGGGACCAATCCCGACTTTCACCGCATCAGCTCCTGCATCAGCGAGGTGAATAGCACCTTCGGCAGTAGCCACATTTCCAACTACTACATCAATTTTGTCAAAATTGGACTTGATCTTTTCCAATACAGCCACCACTCCTTTGGTATGGCCGTGAGCGGTGTCTATTATAACTGCATCAACTCCTGATTTTACGAGCGCTGCAGTTCTCTCCACAGCATCGGCAGTAACACCTATAGCGGCTGCCACTCTCAATCGACCAAACTCATCTTTACAGCTGTTTGGGTGTTTTTTCAATTTTATAATATCGCGGTAAGTGATCAAGCCGACAAGCTTGTTGCTATCACCCACTACCGGCAATTTCTCGATTTTATATTCCTGAAGAATGATCTCAGCCTCCTTAAGGGTAATTCCTTTTTTGGCTGTAATCAACTTCTCTTTGGTCATAACTTCGCTTACCGGCTTAGTCATTTCCTTTTGAAAACGAAGGTCTCTGTTGGTAACGATTCCTACCAAAATATTCTCAGCATCGACTACGGGAATCCCTCCGATCTTATTCTCAGACATAACCTGAAGGGCATCACCAACTTTGGCTGTCTCGATCATAGTGATCGGATCTTGGATCATTCCGCTCTCAGAACGCTTCACTTTGCGCACCTCACGGGCCTGAGCCTCTATGCTCATGTTTTTGTGAATGACTCCAATCCCTCCCTGCTGGGCCATGGCTATGGCCATTTCAGATCCGGTTACGGTATCCATCGCCGCCGAAACAATCGGTGTATTGAGCATGATGTTTCGAGAAAATCGCGAACGGATATCAACTTGACGTGGTAAGATGTCAGAATAAGCCGGCACTAAGAGGACATCGTCGTAAGTCAATCCCTCTCCCAAAATCTTGGATTCGTTAAGTGACATGAATCTGAGTTTGAATTTGAAATAAATTCGGGCAAAAGTAAGAATAATTGACCTCAATTGCTCAGAGGTTTTAATGTGGGAAATTCAAAGGGCTATCCACGCTCTATCTGACGTGTCCGATATGGGCTGTTTTGTCCCGAAATGGCCACTACTGTCTCGTTTTGAACTAAGTGTCCGTTAAAATGGAACTGAACCTTAGTTGCATAGGGATAGCATAGGGACTGAATAGGAGTTAGTATACTTGAGCACAGTAGATGAACTTGAAAAAAAAGAAGACTTGAGGTTGAGTTAACACGCAACAGCGCGTCAGTTTTGCTTTGATGGTTCACTCCGCATTCCGCACCATATACATCACTCCCTCTTCCACAAAGGGCTTCCCGCCGCCATCTCTAAAGCTGATAATGTAGCGGTAGTAATCTTCGGGCACAACGCTGCCTGAATAGGTGCCGTCCCAACCCGTCTCGATATCCGATGTCTCGAAAAGGAGTTCGCCCCACTTATTGTAAATCTCCATGCGGTAAGTCTCAAAGTCAATGAAACCAAGAACAGGCTTAAACTGATCGTTGAAACCTTCGTAAACCATAGCCGAAGGAACCCAAACCAACGGCTCTTGAGTCACACAGGAAAGATTAGAGAACGATACTGCTCCGGGGCCGTATTGATTGGTGCTTTCTACCGCTTGAATGCGGTAGCAAAACCTGCCTTGGTTGGTCAGGAATTGCTCGACATCTTCAGACCATTCGGTGGTATTGGGATCGGTCAC comes from the Cryomorphaceae bacterium 1068 genome and includes:
- a CDS encoding peptidylprolyl isomerase, which codes for MKKGILLLLSIITLQVMAQDNGDAILMTIDDRKITKSEFETIYKKNNRDSSITQEDLDEYLELFINFKLKVMEAEEMGMDTLARFERELSGYRDQLARPYLVDKAVTDSLVREAYDRLKEDVRASHILIKLPSSPSPKDTLEAYNKIMAIKAKVDVDPSKFGSLAKTESEDPSAKTNGGDLGYFTSLQMVYPFETAVYNTPVGEISGPIRTRFGYHLVMVQDKRPARGEIRVAHIMIRSEDSDPEDVKASLKKRADEVYAKLEAGEDFGELARKFSDDRTSAAKGGELPAFGAGKMVEEFEEASFALTEPGEISEPVKSPYGWHIIKLIERVPVKSFDDYEKELRSKISRDSRSDITKDSFINKRKKEYKYADYRKRLKPFYTGVDTSYFSARWEPSAELQNGDKVLFEMIGLTFSQAEFTTYLLSRMRATRTPIDIELLINESFDNWVDSEIMAFENGILEEKYPEFKALMQEYRDGILLFDLTDQKVWSKAVEDTVGLETFYQSHQTDFMWEERAGYDIYTVEDEETAGKVKKMLKKGKNQDEIRDALNEASALKVRVSSGLKEQKQLPILEKITWEVGVSDPIDDEGQLKVVHIKEIREPEPKAFDEARGLITAAYQNYLEKEWIDSLRAKHEVTVNKEVLYTIK
- the guaB gene encoding IMP dehydrogenase encodes the protein MSLNESKILGEGLTYDDVLLVPAYSDILPRQVDIRSRFSRNIMLNTPIVSAAMDTVTGSEMAIAMAQQGGIGVIHKNMSIEAQAREVRKVKRSESGMIQDPITMIETAKVGDALQVMSENKIGGIPVVDAENILVGIVTNRDLRFQKEMTKPVSEVMTKEKLITAKKGITLKEAEIILQEYKIEKLPVVGDSNKLVGLITYRDIIKLKKHPNSCKDEFGRLRVAAAIGVTADAVERTAALVKSGVDAVIIDTAHGHTKGVVAVLEKIKSNFDKIDVVVGNVATAEGAIHLADAGADAVKVGIGPGSICTTRVVAGVGVPQLTAVLDAASALKDRGIPIIADGGVRYTGDVVKAMAAGAGSVMIGSMLAGVEESPGETIIYEGRKFKSYRGMGSIEAMQQGSSDRYFQDSLDDLNKLVPEGISGRVPYKGTLAEVMHQVIGGLRAGMGYCGAADIAALAEAKFIRITNSGIRESHPHDVSITREAPNYSL